A region from the Perca fluviatilis chromosome 16, GENO_Pfluv_1.0, whole genome shotgun sequence genome encodes:
- the cct8 gene encoding T-complex protein 1 subunit theta isoform X1: MALHVPKAPGFAQMLKDGAKHYSGLEEAVFRNIRACKELSQTTRTAYGPNGMNKMVINHLEKLFVTNDAATILRELEVQHPAAKMIVMASHMQEQEVGDGTNFVLVFAGALLELAEELLRMGLSVSEVIEGYEKACKKTLEIMSDCVCSSAENLHDVKEAASLIRTAVMSKQYGNEDFLSNLIAQACVSIFPESGNFTVDNVRVCKIMGCGVTSSTVLHGMVFKKEAEGDVTSVKDANIAIYSCPFDCMMTETKGTVLINNAKELMDFSKGEEDMMEAQVKAIKEAGANVVVTGGKVADMALHYANKYNLMVVRLNSKWDLRRLCKTVGAVALPRMTPPTPDEMGHCDNVYLTEVGDTQVVVFKHEKEDGLISTVVIRGSTDNLMDDIERAVDDGVNTFKVLVRDKRLVPGAGATEIELAKRITSYGESCPGLDQYAIKKFAEAFEAFPRALAENSGVKGSELLSKLYSAHHEGHKNMGFDIEGEGPAVKDMLEAGILEPYLVKYWGVKLATNAAITVLRVDQIIMAKPSGGPKAPKQRGHWDKDDWEAPDNFETHH; the protein is encoded by the exons ATGGCTCTGCACGTTCCCAAAGCTCCGGGCTTTGCCCAAATGTTGAAGGATGGCGCCAAG CACTATTCAGGACTTGAAGAGGCCGTCTTTCGTAACATCAGAGCCTgtaaggagctttctcagaccACACGCACCGCATATGGACCAAACG GTATGAACAAAATGGTCATCAATCACCTGGAAAAGCTGTTTGTCACCAATGACGCAGCCACGATTCTCAGAGAGCTTGAG GTGCAGCACCCAGCTGCCAAAATGATTGTGATGGCATCCCACATGCAAGAGCAGGAGGTTGGAGACGGTACAAACTTTGTCCTGGTGTTTGCTGGAGCTCTGCTGGAGCTGGCTGAAGAGCTGCTCAGGATGGGCCTGTCAGTGTCCGAG GTGATTGAAGGCTATGAGAAAGCTTGTAAAAAGACTCTAGAGATCATGTCCGACTGCGTATGTTCCTCAGCCGAGAACCTCCATGATGTTAAGGAGGCAGCGTCTCTCATCCGTACAGCAGTCATGAGTAAACAGTATGGCAACGAAGACTTCCTCTCTAACCTCATTGCCCAGGCCTGTG TGTCCATCTTCCCAGAGTCCGGCAATTTCACTGTTGATAACGTCAGAGTATGCAAGATTATG GGTTGTGGAGTGACATCATCCACCGTGTTACATGGCATGGTTTTTAAGAAGGAAGCAGAGGGAGATGTCACATCAGTTAAAGACGCCAACATTGCCATCTACTCCTGCCCCTTTGACTGCATGATGACCGAGACCAAG GGCACAGTACTGATAAATAATGCAAAGGAGCTCATGGACTTCAGTAAGGGAGAGGAAGATATGATGGAGGCTCAGGTGAAGGCCATCAAGGAGGCTGGTGCCAATGTGGTGGTGACTGGGGGGAAAGTGGCTGACATGGCGCTGCACTATGCCAACAAGTACAACCTCATGGTGGTCAG GCTTAACTCCAAGTGGGACCTCAGGAGGTTATGCAAGACTGTTGGAGCTGTAGCACTGCCCAGGATG ACTCCTCCAACTCCAGACGAGATGGGTCACTGTGACAACGTGTACCTGACAGAGGTGGGGGACACTCAGGTGGTGGTCTTCAAACACG agaaaGAAGACGGCCTCATCTCAACGGTGGTGATCCGAGGCTCCACTGACAACCTGATGGATGACATTGAGAGGGCTGTAGATGATGGAGTCAACACCTTCAAGGTTCTGGTCAGG GACAAGCGACTGGTACCTGGAGCAGGAGCCACTGAGATTGAGCTGGCCAAACGGATCACCTCATATGGAGAG TCCTGCCCTGGTCTGGACCAGTATGCCATTAAGAAGTTCGCTGAAGCCTTTGAGGCTTTTCCACGAGCACTGGCTGAGAACTCTGGTGTGAAGGGGAGTGAGCTCCTCTCTAAACTGTACTCTGCGCATCATGagggacacaaaaacatgggctTTGACATtgag GGAGAAGGCCCCGCTGTGAAGGACATGCTTGAAGCTGGCATTCTGGAGCCTTACCTGGTCAAATACTGGGGCGTCAAACTGGCTACCAACGCTGCCATCACAGTACTGAGAGTTGACCAG ATCATCATGGCTAAGCCTTCAGGGGGACCCAAGGCTCCCAAGCAGAGAGGCCATTGGGACAAGGACGATTGGGAAGCGCCTGATAATTTTGAAACTCACCATTAG
- the cct8 gene encoding T-complex protein 1 subunit theta isoform X2, producing MALHVPKAPGFAQMLKDGAKHYSGLEEAVFRNIRACKELSQTTRTAYGPNGMNKMVINHLEKLFVTNDAATILRELEVQHPAAKMIVMASHMQEQEVGDGTNFVLVFAGALLELAEELLRMGLSVSEVIEGYEKACKKTLEIMSDCVCSSAENLHDVKEAASLIRTAVMSKQYGNEDFLSNLIAQACVSIFPESGNFTVDNVRVCKIMGCGVTSSTVLHGMVFKKEAEGDVTSVKDANIAIYSCPFDCMMTETKGTVLINNAKELMDFSKGEEDMMEAQVKAIKEAGANVVVTGGKVADMALHYANKYNLMVVRLNSKWDLRRLCKTVGAVALPRMTPPTPDEMGHCDNVYLTEVGDTQVVVFKHEKEDGLISTVVIRGSTDNLMDDIERAVDDGVNTFKVLVRDKRLVPGAGATEIELAKRITSYGESCPGLDQYAIKKFAEAFEAFPRALAENSGVKGSELLSKLYSAHHEGHKNMGFDIEGEGPAVKDMLEAGILEPYLVKYWGVKLATNAAITVLRVDQIIMAKPAGGPKPPQGKKDFDDDD from the exons ATGGCTCTGCACGTTCCCAAAGCTCCGGGCTTTGCCCAAATGTTGAAGGATGGCGCCAAG CACTATTCAGGACTTGAAGAGGCCGTCTTTCGTAACATCAGAGCCTgtaaggagctttctcagaccACACGCACCGCATATGGACCAAACG GTATGAACAAAATGGTCATCAATCACCTGGAAAAGCTGTTTGTCACCAATGACGCAGCCACGATTCTCAGAGAGCTTGAG GTGCAGCACCCAGCTGCCAAAATGATTGTGATGGCATCCCACATGCAAGAGCAGGAGGTTGGAGACGGTACAAACTTTGTCCTGGTGTTTGCTGGAGCTCTGCTGGAGCTGGCTGAAGAGCTGCTCAGGATGGGCCTGTCAGTGTCCGAG GTGATTGAAGGCTATGAGAAAGCTTGTAAAAAGACTCTAGAGATCATGTCCGACTGCGTATGTTCCTCAGCCGAGAACCTCCATGATGTTAAGGAGGCAGCGTCTCTCATCCGTACAGCAGTCATGAGTAAACAGTATGGCAACGAAGACTTCCTCTCTAACCTCATTGCCCAGGCCTGTG TGTCCATCTTCCCAGAGTCCGGCAATTTCACTGTTGATAACGTCAGAGTATGCAAGATTATG GGTTGTGGAGTGACATCATCCACCGTGTTACATGGCATGGTTTTTAAGAAGGAAGCAGAGGGAGATGTCACATCAGTTAAAGACGCCAACATTGCCATCTACTCCTGCCCCTTTGACTGCATGATGACCGAGACCAAG GGCACAGTACTGATAAATAATGCAAAGGAGCTCATGGACTTCAGTAAGGGAGAGGAAGATATGATGGAGGCTCAGGTGAAGGCCATCAAGGAGGCTGGTGCCAATGTGGTGGTGACTGGGGGGAAAGTGGCTGACATGGCGCTGCACTATGCCAACAAGTACAACCTCATGGTGGTCAG GCTTAACTCCAAGTGGGACCTCAGGAGGTTATGCAAGACTGTTGGAGCTGTAGCACTGCCCAGGATG ACTCCTCCAACTCCAGACGAGATGGGTCACTGTGACAACGTGTACCTGACAGAGGTGGGGGACACTCAGGTGGTGGTCTTCAAACACG agaaaGAAGACGGCCTCATCTCAACGGTGGTGATCCGAGGCTCCACTGACAACCTGATGGATGACATTGAGAGGGCTGTAGATGATGGAGTCAACACCTTCAAGGTTCTGGTCAGG GACAAGCGACTGGTACCTGGAGCAGGAGCCACTGAGATTGAGCTGGCCAAACGGATCACCTCATATGGAGAG TCCTGCCCTGGTCTGGACCAGTATGCCATTAAGAAGTTCGCTGAAGCCTTTGAGGCTTTTCCACGAGCACTGGCTGAGAACTCTGGTGTGAAGGGGAGTGAGCTCCTCTCTAAACTGTACTCTGCGCATCATGagggacacaaaaacatgggctTTGACATtgag GGAGAAGGCCCCGCTGTGAAGGACATGCTTGAAGCTGGCATTCTGGAGCCTTACCTGGTCAAATACTGGGGCGTCAAACTGGCTACCAACGCTGCCATCACAGTACTGAGAGTTGACCAG ATCATCATGGCTAAACCAGCAGGGGGACCCAAACCTCCACAGGGCAAGAAGGACTTCGATGATGATGACTGA
- the rskrb gene encoding ribosomal protein S6 kinase-related protein gives MGADGSKNRKRPAEGQEDEDFSSGWRGFLSSMGLSISPGLCRLAPSALHLGQRRMLQGKAPDIPEHVLRLAGVGPGKLRAEWSLPGFITMFLPEFPHRTVPGHKHFQVLSYIAKGSFGPILKVKDKTEQKTYAVKVIPKSEILRLGVLEQSKEEVIVQRQVRHPFVHDLQDCWQTQRHLYIMCDYCSTGDLYTYWQMIGQFSEDTVRVFAAELGCALGFLHDFGIIHRDVKMENILLTDNGHLRLADFGLSRRLERGGRAFTICGTIQYMAPEVLSGGPYNHAADWWSLGILLFALVTGKFPMPPEPDHCSMLRKVRSFPYETPLSLSSPLALLITELLCKTPSRRLRTLDRFKRQTFFRGTTFDLTLLQRQPVEVILELRERPDRAAKARRGLTLSLQPLKGFDYDSFLSPPTTPDTQLDANTQTHTAAPFPGPSFPLQPAQEKSPHGEVFV, from the exons ATGGGGGCCGACGGCAGTAAAAACAGGAAG AGGCCCGCTGAAGGGCAGGAGGATGAAGACTTCTCATCTGGATGGCGTGGCTTCCTCTCCAGCATGGGTCTGTCTATCTCACCAGGCCTCTGTCGCCTGGCACCATCTGCCCTGCATCTGGGCCAGCGTCGCATGCTCCAAGGCAAAGCCCCCGACATCCCAGAGCATGTCCTGAGGTTGGCGGGAGTCGGCCCAGGCAAGCTAAGAGCAGAGTGGAGCCTGCCGGGGTTCATTACCATGTTCCTGCCCGAATTCCCCCACAGAACTGTGCCTGGGCACAAACACTTTCAG GTGTTGAGTTACATCGCCAAAGGGTCGTTTGGACCCATTCTGAAAGTGAAGGACAAGACCGAACAGAAAACATATGCTGTCAAA GTTATACCTAAATCGGAGATTCTAAGACTCGGGGTGTTGGAGCAGTCAAAAGAAGAAGTTATTGTCCAG CGTCAGGTTCGCCACCCATTTGTCCATGACCTCCAGGACTGCTGGCAGACTCAGCGCCACCTCTACATTA TGTGTGACTACTGCAGCACAGGAGACCTGTACACCTACTGGCAGATGATTGGTCAGTTCTCGGAGGACACAGTGCGAGTGTTTGCAGCAGAGTTGGGATGTGCACTCG GCTTTCTGCACGACTTTGGGATTATCCACAGAGATGTGAAG ATGGAGAatatcctgctgacagacaacg GACACCTTCGCTTAGCTGACTTTGGTCTGTCCCGTCGcctggagagaggaggaagagcttTTACCATTTGTGGAACCATCCAATATATGG CCCCAGAGGTGCTGAGTGGCGGACCCTACAACCACGCAGCTGATTGGTGGTCGTTGGGAATTCTGCTTTTCGCATTGGTTACTGGGAAG TTCCCCATGCCTCCAGAACCAGACCACTGCAGTATGCTGAGGAAAGTGAGAAGTTTTCCCTATGAAACGCCCCTGAGCCTCAGCTCCCCACTGGCCTTGCTAATAACAGAG CTTTTGTGCAAGACTCCCTCCCGCCGGCTGAGGACCCTTGATCGCTTCAAACGCCAAACCTTCTTCCGTGGAACAACTTTTGACCTCACCCTGCTGCAGCGCCAGCCTGTGGAG GTGATTCTGGAGCTAAGAGAAAGACCAGACCGAGCTGCCAAAGCTCGACGAGGCCTCACTTTGTCTCTGCAACCTCTCAAAGGCTTTGACTACGACTCGTTCCTCAGCCCTCCCACCACACCGGACACGCAGCTGGATGccaacacacaaacccacacggCTGCACCATTCCCCGGCCCATCATTCCCACTGCAGCCTGCTCAGGAAAAAAGCCCACACGGAGAAGTGTTTGTGTGA